In Candidatus Falkowbacteria bacterium, a genomic segment contains:
- a CDS encoding nucleotide exchange factor GrpE, giving the protein MADYQNLLRQTTKERRDAILYANEALILDLLPVYDNLKLSLKHSGGEGNESWLTGLQHVIQQFRKVLEEAGVKEIQTEREKFDPATMEAVENRETTEKKLDHTVAEELKAGYTLNNKVIAPARVAVFTINKGS; this is encoded by the coding sequence CTGGCTGATTATCAGAATTTACTACGTCAAACAACCAAAGAGCGACGTGATGCCATTTTGTATGCTAATGAAGCTTTGATTCTTGATCTCTTGCCAGTCTATGATAATTTAAAACTTTCTCTTAAACATTCTGGTGGCGAGGGCAATGAATCATGGTTAACTGGCTTGCAACACGTCATTCAGCAGTTTAGAAAAGTCCTTGAAGAAGCAGGCGTAAAGGAAATTCAAACAGAAAGAGAAAAATTTGATCCAGCTACAATGGAAGCAGTTGAGAATAGAGAAACTACTGAAAAAAAACTAGATCATACTGTAGCTGAGGAATTAAAAGCTGGCTATACGCTAAATAATAAAGTTATAGCACCTGCTCGAGTAGCAGTATTTACAATTAATAAAGGTTCTTAA
- a CDS encoding rod shape-determining protein MreC: MQQKKSLLTFIAMAVIAIFLVIGQQINILKPINEGMSQLLSPFVRLTYWFGDIFSTSSDSEKNLDQLQNEVSRLTTENNTLIVENARVAEIEQENITLRKFLDFFNASPRLYVISNVIARGLPNSFSQQQSITLDHGSLDGITIGMPIVDNEGVLLGKITETKDHISQGCLLFDNSCRIAVAIQGQPETIGVIQSDLSLTLKIDFIPHSQQISENQIVVTSGLEEGMPAGLVIGRINQVIKDGNELWQHALVKPISNFTNIKIVTVIK; the protein is encoded by the coding sequence ATGCAACAAAAAAAATCCCTGCTTACGTTTATCGCTATGGCAGTAATTGCTATTTTTTTAGTAATAGGACAGCAAATTAATATTTTAAAACCAATTAATGAAGGAATGAGTCAACTTCTTTCTCCATTTGTCCGTTTAACGTATTGGTTTGGAGATATATTTTCTACTAGTTCAGATAGTGAAAAAAACTTAGATCAATTACAAAATGAAGTATCAAGACTTACTACTGAAAATAATACATTAATTGTTGAAAACGCACGAGTAGCAGAAATTGAGCAAGAAAATATTACCCTACGAAAATTCCTTGATTTTTTTAATGCAAGTCCTCGATTATATGTTATCTCTAACGTTATTGCTCGCGGATTACCAAATAGTTTTAGCCAACAGCAGAGTATAACCCTTGATCATGGGAGCCTTGATGGTATTACTATTGGAATGCCAATAGTTGATAATGAAGGCGTATTACTTGGAAAAATAACAGAAACAAAAGACCATATTTCCCAAGGATGCTTACTTTTTGATAATTCTTGCCGAATAGCTGTGGCTATTCAGGGTCAGCCAGAAACTATTGGCGTAATTCAAAGTGATTTATCACTTACACTAAAGATTGATTTTATCCCCCATAGCCAGCAAATTTCAGAAAATCAAATTGTAGTTACCTCTGGTTTAGAAGAGGGGATGCCGGCTGGACTAGTTATTGGTCGAATTAACCAAGTAATCAAAGATGGTAATGAACTCTGGCAGCATGCTTTGGTTAAACCAATTAGTAATTTTACTAATATTAAAATAGTAACCGTAATAAAATAA
- a CDS encoding Hsp20/alpha crystallin family protein, which translates to MSLIKWTPFFDSFDEVEKSFGSLLPTVNRNQNFMPAIDMYEDKDNVIVETELAGIDPNKVDISIENNVLSLKGEGEKQSEIDEKNYYRKEIHRGSFYRSIPLPTHVQGNLAKAVAESGVLKIIIPKAPEALPNKIKIETK; encoded by the coding sequence ATGTCACTAATAAAATGGACACCATTCTTTGATTCATTTGATGAGGTTGAAAAGAGTTTTGGAAGTTTACTGCCAACAGTCAACCGTAATCAAAACTTTATGCCCGCCATTGATATGTATGAAGATAAGGATAATGTCATTGTAGAAACTGAGCTAGCCGGCATTGACCCAAATAAAGTAGATATCTCCATAGAAAACAATGTGTTATCTCTCAAGGGTGAAGGAGAAAAACAAAGTGAAATTGATGAAAAAAATTATTACCGTAAAGAAATTCATCGAGGCAGTTTCTATCGCAGTATTCCATTACCAACTCATGTTCAAGGAAATCTTGCTAAAGCAGTTGCTGAGTCAGGAGTGTTAAAAATTATTATCCCAAAAGCACCAGAAGCTTTACCAAATAAAATTAAAATTGAAACTAAGTGA
- the dnaK gene encoding molecular chaperone DnaK, with translation MPKILGIDLGTTNSAMAIMEGGQPKIIENIEGNRTTPSIVAISKNGERLVGLTAKRQAVTNPENTVFAVKRLIGRRFDDAEVQRDQKNMPYKIVQAGEGVKVKLQDKEFSPQEISAMILSKLKADAEAKLGEKITEAIITVPAYFDDSQRQATKDAGKIAGLDVKRIINEPTAAALAYGFDKKKGQKIAVYDLGGGTFDVSVLEISEDTVEVKATNGDTHLGGEDFDQRIITWIIDEFRKDQGIDLSKDTLALQRIKEAAEKAKIELSTAAETEINQPFISTDSSGPKHLVMKMTRAQLESLVADLVDKTIEPCKKALADAGMTINDIQEIVMVGGMTRMPLVLAKVKEFFGKEPNLSVNPDEVVALGAAVQAGVMQGDIRDVLLLDVTPLSLGIETMGGVATPLIERNTTIPTSKSQIFSTAADSQTSVEIHVVQGDRPMAGDNKSLGRFILDGIPPAPRGIPQIEVSFDIDANGILNVKATDKASGKAQHITITASSGLSKEEIEKMKKEAELHADEDNKKKEQAEMKNQVDAVVFQTDKLLKESGDKMKAEDKTELETKLKALTDIKDSDRYDDMKKAMEELNTVAQRIGAAMYQAAQTPPPGSEQAQGATSEQPQAEAGTEENKEAPVEGEFEEKK, from the coding sequence ATGCCAAAAATATTAGGAATTGACTTAGGAACCACTAACAGTGCCATGGCAATCATGGAAGGTGGGCAACCAAAAATTATTGAGAACATTGAAGGAAACCGAACAACACCTTCTATTGTCGCTATTTCAAAAAATGGTGAACGACTCGTTGGTTTAACTGCCAAACGTCAAGCTGTTACTAACCCAGAAAATACCGTTTTTGCAGTTAAGCGTTTAATTGGTCGTCGTTTTGATGATGCTGAAGTACAGCGTGATCAAAAAAACATGCCGTATAAAATTGTGCAAGCTGGCGAAGGTGTAAAAGTTAAACTTCAAGACAAAGAATTCTCCCCTCAAGAAATTTCAGCCATGATTTTATCAAAACTAAAAGCTGATGCTGAAGCAAAGCTTGGAGAAAAAATTACCGAAGCAATTATCACAGTTCCAGCCTATTTTGATGACTCACAACGACAAGCAACAAAAGACGCCGGGAAAATTGCCGGTTTAGATGTTAAGCGTATTATTAATGAACCAACTGCAGCCGCGCTTGCCTATGGATTTGATAAAAAGAAAGGACAAAAAATTGCTGTCTATGACTTAGGTGGTGGAACCTTTGATGTTTCCGTTCTAGAGATTTCTGAAGATACAGTTGAAGTAAAAGCAACTAATGGTGATACTCACTTAGGCGGTGAAGATTTTGACCAACGAATTATTACTTGGATCATTGATGAGTTTAGAAAAGATCAAGGTATTGATTTATCAAAAGACACTCTTGCCTTACAACGTATTAAAGAAGCAGCTGAAAAAGCCAAGATTGAACTTTCAACAGCTGCTGAAACAGAAATTAATCAACCATTTATTTCCACAGATTCAAGTGGACCAAAGCACCTGGTTATGAAAATGACTCGGGCTCAACTTGAATCATTGGTAGCAGATTTAGTAGATAAAACTATTGAACCATGTAAAAAAGCCTTAGCTGATGCGGGGATGACCATTAATGATATTCAAGAAATTGTAATGGTTGGTGGTATGACTCGTATGCCTCTTGTCTTAGCAAAGGTCAAAGAATTTTTTGGCAAAGAACCAAACTTAAGCGTTAACCCTGATGAAGTAGTAGCTTTAGGTGCTGCTGTTCAAGCTGGAGTTATGCAAGGTGATATTCGTGATGTCTTATTGCTTGATGTCACACCGTTATCATTAGGCATTGAAACAATGGGTGGAGTAGCAACTCCCTTAATTGAGAGAAATACAACTATTCCAACCTCAAAGTCTCAAATTTTCTCAACGGCTGCTGACAGTCAAACAAGTGTTGAAATTCACGTTGTCCAAGGTGACCGTCCAATGGCCGGGGATAATAAAAGTTTAGGTAGATTTATTTTAGATGGTATTCCACCAGCTCCACGCGGTATTCCACAAATTGAAGTTTCTTTTGACATTGATGCCAACGGTATTTTAAATGTTAAAGCCACTGACAAAGCTTCAGGTAAAGCGCAGCATATTACTATCACCGCCTCCTCTGGTCTTTCTAAAGAAGAGATTGAAAAGATGAAGAAAGAAGCAGAATTACATGCTGATGAAGATAATAAAAAGAAAGAACAAGCGGAAATGAAAAACCAAGTTGATGCTGTTGTTTTCCAAACTGATAAACTCTTAAAAGAATCCGGAGATAAAATGAAAGCTGAAGATAAAACTGAATTAGAAACTAAGTTAAAAGCCTTAACTGATATCAAGGATAGTGACCGTTATGATGATATGAAAAAGGCTATGGAAGAATTAAACACTGTGGCTCAACGTATTGGTGCAGCCATGTATCAAGCAGCACAAACACCTCCACCAGGCTCTGAACAAGCCCAAGGTGCAACTAGTGAGCAACCTCAAGCTGAGGCCGGAACAGAGGAAAATAAAGAAGCTCCTGTTGAAGGTGAATTTGAAGAAAAGAAATAG
- the mrdA gene encoding penicillin-binding protein 2, producing MMIQRKNKRKNTNPFVIQEGRLKYGDFAGRFKRGWIEDAFTPTGEGQETVANHFNTTFLVFLKWCLACLIILLGTRLLWLQIAKGEYYRDMANGNRLRLERLEASRGTIYDSNEKPLVHNIANFLLYCIPADLPKDITERKNLFEKLANLTGQFNSEEVIKSIESIKPSQLEYYQPIFLADNISYEAAIKTYLESLSSPGVILSSKSRREYQTPSLSFSHILGYTGKISEKELKKDSKDYTQIDYIGKSGLEKTWEKELRGKPGVKQIEVTALGKEKSVVSELTSIPGNDLILSIDANIQKKLEEILSDNLKKLNRQKGVGIIMNPQNGEIIALVSLPTFDVNVFARGITIEEYQSLEQSIDKPLFNRAVSGEYPSGSTIKPIIAAAALQEKIISSDTSFLSTGGLQVGQWSFPDWKAGGHGVSNVRKAIAESVNTFFYYIGGGHNDFQGLGIDKMVVYLKKFLLGQTLGIDLPNEASGFVPTKAWKEEVKKEKWYIGDTYHVAIGQGDLITTPLQVSAYTSYFANGSTLFQPHLVKEVRSPDGHLVTHISPKPLAENIVSPEVVRIVREGMKETTISGSARSLSVLPVSSAGKTGTAQWSSKKDPHAWFTGFAPFENPELVITILVEEGKEGSVAATPVAREFLQWYFGEYKKK from the coding sequence ATGATGATTCAGAGAAAAAATAAAAGAAAAAATACTAACCCCTTTGTTATTCAAGAGGGGAGACTTAAATATGGTGATTTTGCCGGTCGTTTTAAACGAGGTTGGATTGAGGATGCTTTTACGCCAACTGGTGAAGGCCAAGAAACAGTTGCCAATCATTTTAATACAACATTTTTAGTATTCTTAAAATGGTGTCTTGCTTGTTTAATAATTTTACTTGGCACTCGTTTACTCTGGCTTCAAATTGCTAAAGGTGAGTATTATCGAGATATGGCTAATGGAAATCGCTTACGATTAGAGAGGTTAGAAGCTAGTCGAGGGACTATTTATGATTCTAACGAGAAGCCACTTGTTCATAATATAGCTAATTTTCTTTTATATTGTATTCCAGCCGATTTACCAAAAGATATCACTGAAAGAAAAAATCTTTTTGAAAAATTAGCCAATCTAACAGGTCAATTTAATTCAGAAGAAGTTATTAAATCTATTGAAAGCATCAAACCATCACAACTCGAGTATTATCAACCAATATTTTTAGCCGATAATATTTCTTATGAAGCAGCTATAAAGACCTATCTGGAATCTCTTTCTTCACCTGGAGTCATTTTATCAAGCAAAAGTCGACGTGAATATCAAACACCTAGTTTATCTTTTTCACATATACTTGGGTATACGGGAAAAATTAGTGAAAAGGAATTAAAAAAAGATAGTAAGGACTATACACAAATTGATTATATTGGAAAAAGTGGTTTAGAAAAAACTTGGGAAAAAGAATTAAGAGGCAAGCCTGGTGTTAAGCAAATTGAAGTAACTGCTTTGGGTAAAGAAAAAAGTGTGGTTAGTGAATTAACTTCAATTCCAGGTAATGACTTAATACTTTCAATTGACGCTAACATCCAAAAGAAATTAGAGGAAATTTTAAGTGATAATTTAAAAAAGCTGAACCGCCAAAAAGGAGTTGGAATTATTATGAATCCGCAAAATGGCGAAATTATAGCCTTAGTAAGCTTGCCTACTTTTGATGTTAATGTTTTTGCTCGTGGTATTACCATTGAGGAATATCAATCCTTGGAGCAATCAATAGATAAACCATTGTTTAATCGAGCCGTAAGTGGTGAATATCCATCTGGATCAACAATTAAGCCTATAATCGCCGCCGCTGCCCTTCAAGAAAAAATTATTAGCTCTGATACCTCATTTTTGAGTACAGGGGGTCTTCAAGTCGGTCAATGGTCATTCCCAGATTGGAAAGCCGGCGGACACGGTGTCAGTAATGTTCGTAAAGCCATTGCTGAATCAGTTAATACCTTTTTTTACTATATTGGTGGAGGGCATAATGATTTTCAAGGTCTTGGAATTGATAAAATGGTAGTATACTTAAAAAAGTTTTTATTAGGTCAGACTCTGGGAATTGATTTGCCAAACGAAGCTTCGGGATTTGTTCCAACAAAGGCCTGGAAAGAAGAAGTTAAAAAAGAAAAATGGTATATTGGTGATACGTATCATGTGGCAATTGGTCAGGGGGATTTAATCACAACTCCACTGCAAGTATCAGCCTATACATCGTATTTTGCAAATGGATCTACACTGTTTCAGCCTCATCTAGTCAAAGAAGTTAGATCACCAGACGGTCACTTGGTAACACATATTTCACCAAAACCACTGGCTGAAAATATTGTATCTCCTGAAGTTGTTAGGATTGTGAGAGAGGGCATGAAAGAAACAACTATATCAGGTAGTGCCCGTAGTTTGAGTGTCTTACCAGTTTCATCAGCTGGAAAAACTGGAACTGCCCAGTGGTCTTCAAAAAAAGATCCACACGCTTGGTTTACTGGCTTTGCTCCTTTTGAAAACCCAGAACTTGTTATTACGATTTTAGTTGAAGAGGGCAAAGAGGGAAGTGTGGCTGCCACACCAGTTGCAAGAGAATTTTTACAATGGTATTTTGGAGAATATAAAAAGAAATAA
- the secF gene encoding protein translocase subunit SecF produces the protein MYNIISKSKIWLSISGLLIATSIVALSMWGLRLGIDFTGGSLLEIQYNTDRPSVTIIEEALQSNNLKSLTVQPVNEKGMILRFQDTSEETHQAVLTKLRELSPISENNQVNFEELRFESVGPSIGQELQQKAIYATLLVLLSISLYIAWAFRKVSRPVTSWKYGMATIISLFHDVIIVLGFFAYLGHFHGVEINTSFIAAVLTVLGFSVHDTIVVFDRLRENLPRSNDDFAGTVNTSVNQTLRRSINTSVTVLLVLLSTTVLGGSSIHYFSLALLIGIFFGTYSSIFLASPLLVIWQQMKQRQS, from the coding sequence ATGTATAATATTATTTCAAAAAGTAAAATTTGGCTCTCTATTTCCGGTCTCTTAATAGCCACCTCAATAGTCGCATTATCAATGTGGGGCTTACGACTTGGCATTGATTTTACTGGAGGAAGTTTATTAGAAATTCAATATAATACTGATCGCCCATCAGTAACCATAATTGAGGAAGCACTACAAAGTAATAATCTAAAAAGTTTAACCGTCCAACCTGTTAATGAGAAGGGAATGATTTTACGTTTTCAAGATACTAGTGAAGAAACTCACCAGGCTGTCTTAACAAAATTACGAGAACTATCACCTATATCAGAGAATAACCAAGTAAACTTTGAAGAATTGCGTTTTGAGTCTGTAGGACCATCAATTGGTCAAGAATTACAACAAAAGGCCATCTACGCCACCTTATTAGTATTATTATCTATTAGTTTGTATATTGCTTGGGCCTTTAGAAAAGTTTCTCGTCCTGTTACTTCATGGAAATATGGCATGGCAACGATTATTTCATTATTTCATGATGTTATAATTGTTCTTGGCTTTTTTGCTTACCTTGGACATTTTCACGGGGTTGAAATTAATACAAGCTTTATTGCAGCTGTCTTAACTGTGCTTGGTTTTTCAGTTCACGATACAATTGTTGTTTTTGACCGATTACGAGAAAACTTACCACGTTCTAATGACGACTTTGCTGGAACAGTAAATACCAGTGTTAACCAAACTCTTCGTCGTTCTATAAACACTTCAGTAACAGTATTATTAGTTTTGCTTTCAACCACTGTTCTTGGTGGCTCGTCAATCCATTATTTTTCTTTGGCTTTATTGATTGGAATTTTCTTTGGGACTTATAGCTCAATTTTCCTAGCCTCTCCGTTATTGGTTATTTGGCAGCAAATGAAACAACGTCAATCATAA
- a CDS encoding DUF3467 domain-containing protein, whose protein sequence is MSNENKQEIQINDTIQGGEYANIAWINHNEEEFHLIFGNIAGASGKIVSKIMTTPGHFKRMIAAMTDNLKKYEEKFGPIKQAEQNEKEIGFKGQ, encoded by the coding sequence ATGTCTAACGAAAATAAGCAAGAAATCCAAATCAATGATACGATTCAAGGCGGTGAGTATGCTAATATCGCTTGGATTAATCATAATGAAGAAGAGTTCCATTTAATTTTTGGAAACATTGCTGGTGCTTCTGGAAAGATTGTTTCAAAAATCATGACAACCCCTGGTCACTTTAAAAGAATGATTGCGGCCATGACAGATAATTTAAAGAAATATGAAGAGAAGTTTGGACCAATAAAACAGGCCGAACAAAATGAAAAAGAAATTGGCTTTAAGGGTCAATAA
- a CDS encoding prolyl-tRNA synthetase, with the protein MRQSQLFTKTIKETPKDETSLNAQLLLKAGFVYKEMAGVYGFLPLGLRVIKKIENVIRTEMNKVGGQEITLSSLQNKETWEPTNQWDDAEVDIWFKTKLKNDTELGLAFTHEAAITKMMKNYILSYRDVPKLLYQFQTKFRNEVRAKSGIMRTREFVMKDMYSFSRNISEHESLYEKIKQAYTEIFNQLGLGDITYITTASGGVFSKFSHEFQVVTDAGEDTIYIHKEKKLAINKEVFSKDILSELELSETDLVESKASEVGNIFNLGTRFSDALDLTYLDEQGDSQKVIMGSYGIGPARVMGTIVETLSDDRGIVWPENIAPYTIHLLALGNNEEVIAAAQSAYTKLLEKNIEVLFDDRSEISNGEKFKDADLIGCPFRVVVSEKSLAAGGLEIKGRKEEKSEVLAFDNLLARFL; encoded by the coding sequence ATGCGTCAATCTCAATTATTTACCAAAACAATCAAAGAAACGCCAAAGGACGAAACTTCTTTGAATGCTCAACTTTTACTCAAAGCTGGATTTGTATACAAAGAAATGGCGGGGGTCTATGGTTTTCTTCCTTTAGGCCTTAGAGTAATAAAAAAGATTGAGAATGTTATTAGAACAGAAATGAATAAGGTTGGTGGTCAGGAAATTACCTTATCTTCACTGCAAAACAAAGAAACATGGGAACCAACCAATCAATGGGATGATGCAGAAGTTGATATTTGGTTTAAAACAAAATTAAAAAATGACACTGAACTAGGCTTAGCCTTTACGCACGAAGCAGCCATCACTAAAATGATGAAAAATTATATTTTATCATATCGTGATGTGCCAAAATTACTTTATCAATTTCAAACAAAGTTCCGAAATGAAGTTCGTGCCAAAAGTGGTATTATGCGAACGAGAGAATTTGTAATGAAAGATATGTACTCTTTTTCTCGAAATATTTCCGAACATGAAAGCTTATATGAAAAAATCAAACAAGCTTATACTGAAATATTTAATCAATTGGGACTTGGTGACATAACCTATATCACAACAGCCTCAGGAGGCGTTTTTTCAAAATTCTCACACGAATTTCAGGTGGTTACTGACGCCGGTGAAGACACAATCTATATACACAAAGAAAAAAAACTAGCTATTAATAAAGAAGTTTTCTCAAAAGATATACTTTCAGAATTAGAATTATCAGAAACAGACCTTGTTGAGTCAAAAGCCTCTGAGGTTGGGAATATATTTAATCTTGGTACTCGTTTTTCCGATGCTCTAGACTTAACCTATCTTGATGAACAAGGAGATTCTCAAAAAGTAATAATGGGTTCATACGGAATTGGTCCAGCTCGCGTTATGGGCACAATTGTTGAGACTCTTTCAGATGATCGAGGAATTGTTTGGCCAGAAAATATTGCCCCCTATACAATTCACTTACTCGCACTTGGTAATAATGAAGAGGTTATAGCGGCTGCTCAATCAGCCTATACAAAATTGCTAGAAAAAAATATTGAAGTTTTGTTTGATGACAGATCCGAAATTAGTAATGGTGAAAAGTTTAAGGATGCTGACTTAATTGGTTGTCCATTTAGAGTTGTTGTTAGTGAGAAATCATTAGCAGCCGGTGGCTTGGAAATTAAGGGTCGAAAAGAAGAAAAAAGTGAGGTCTTAGCTTTTGATAATTTACTTGCAAGATTTTTGTAG
- a CDS encoding rod shape-determining protein, translating to MFNKFFGKFSKDLGIDLGTANTLVYTPDKGILINEPSIVAVNIRTEEILAVGEEAKKMLGKTPAHIQVIKPLVDGVISDFEVTEKMLKYFIDKAHNEQFSLSPRPRVVIGIPLDITEVEKKAVEDAAKSAGARQVYLVEEPMAAAIGARLPVTEASATMVVDIGGGTTEIAVISLGGAVSWKNLRLAGNFLNYEIIQYIREEFNLLIGEQLAEEIKIRIGSATPLKESLDMMVRGRDLMNGLPKEMKITDSQVREAMSRTIHQVIDNIKLILETTPPELVADIYEYGIILTGGGALLRGLDQEIAQATKISVRAADDPLTCVVRGTGILLADSVLLEKVVAPGTREL from the coding sequence ATGTTTAATAAATTTTTTGGAAAATTTAGTAAAGACTTGGGAATTGATTTGGGCACAGCAAATACCCTTGTCTACACTCCAGACAAGGGTATTTTAATTAATGAGCCATCAATTGTGGCCGTTAATATCCGAACTGAAGAAATTTTAGCTGTTGGTGAAGAAGCTAAAAAAATGCTTGGTAAAACACCGGCTCACATTCAGGTTATAAAACCCTTAGTTGATGGAGTTATTTCTGACTTTGAAGTTACTGAAAAAATGTTAAAATATTTTATTGATAAAGCTCACAATGAACAGTTTAGTCTTTCACCACGTCCCCGAGTTGTAATTGGAATACCACTAGATATTACTGAAGTAGAAAAAAAAGCCGTTGAAGATGCTGCCAAATCAGCTGGGGCTAGGCAAGTATATTTGGTTGAAGAACCAATGGCAGCAGCTATTGGAGCACGCCTACCAGTCACCGAAGCCAGTGCCACTATGGTAGTTGATATTGGCGGAGGAACCACTGAAATTGCTGTTATATCGCTTGGTGGAGCTGTTAGTTGGAAAAATCTACGTCTGGCTGGAAATTTTTTAAACTATGAGATTATTCAATATATTCGTGAAGAATTTAATCTATTAATTGGCGAGCAATTAGCTGAAGAAATAAAAATTCGTATAGGCTCTGCCACACCATTAAAAGAATCACTAGACATGATGGTTCGCGGTCGTGATTTAATGAACGGTTTACCAAAAGAAATGAAAATTACTGACAGCCAAGTTCGTGAAGCAATGAGTAGAACTATTCATCAAGTTATTGATAATATAAAATTAATTTTAGAAACCACACCTCCTGAATTAGTGGCCGATATTTATGAATATGGAATTATTTTAACCGGTGGGGGAGCCCTCTTACGTGGCCTAGATCAAGAAATTGCTCAAGCTACAAAAATTTCCGTTCGGGCAGCCGATGACCCTTTAACGTGTGTAGTCCGTGGTACAGGTATTTTATTAGCTGATTCAGTTTTGTTAGAAAAAGTTGTTGCTCCAGGAACAAGAGAATTGTAA